The following proteins are encoded in a genomic region of Fervidobacterium pennivorans DSM 9078:
- the rpsB gene encoding 30S ribosomal protein S2, which translates to MPVVTMKQLLEAGVHFGHRTQRWNPKMKPYIYGARKGIYIIDLQKTVKLLDEAYDFVRDVASKGGTILFVGTKKQAQQVVKNEAERCGGFYVNNRWLGGLLTNFSTIQTRIQKLIELEEMEANGELDKLPKKEQSKLRKKLEKLRKNLGGVKNMKSLPDVIFIVDPRKEKIAVEEANHLKIPIVAMVDTNCDPDPIDYVIPSNDDAIRAIALIAGKIADAYLEGREGVPYSTEEATTTTTEVEEIEISIPENLDEEEI; encoded by the coding sequence ATGCCAGTTGTAACGATGAAACAGCTCTTGGAAGCAGGTGTCCATTTCGGGCACAGAACACAAAGATGGAACCCTAAGATGAAACCGTATATTTACGGCGCAAGAAAAGGTATCTATATTATCGATTTGCAAAAGACTGTCAAACTACTCGATGAAGCCTACGATTTTGTCAGAGACGTAGCAAGCAAAGGTGGAACTATCCTCTTTGTTGGAACAAAGAAACAAGCACAACAAGTTGTCAAAAATGAAGCTGAAAGATGCGGAGGATTCTACGTTAACAACAGATGGCTCGGTGGACTTTTGACCAACTTCTCCACAATCCAGACAAGAATCCAAAAGCTCATCGAACTCGAGGAAATGGAAGCAAATGGTGAACTCGACAAGCTTCCAAAAAAAGAACAGAGCAAACTCAGAAAGAAACTTGAAAAACTCAGAAAGAACCTCGGTGGCGTCAAAAACATGAAGAGCTTACCCGATGTCATCTTCATAGTCGACCCGAGGAAAGAAAAGATAGCCGTTGAAGAAGCGAACCACCTCAAAATACCAATAGTTGCAATGGTTGATACAAACTGTGACCCGGATCCTATCGACTACGTAATACCATCGAACGATGACGCAATAAGAGCAATAGCTCTCATTGCCGGTAAGATAGCGGATGCATACCTCGAAGGTCGTGAAGGAGTACCTTACTCAACAGAAGAAGCAACCACAACTACGACAGAAGTAGAAGAAATTGAAATCAGCATACCAGAAAACCTTGACGAAGAGGAAATATAA
- a CDS encoding transporter substrate-binding domain-containing protein, producing MKRKLSFLFYFFLMSTLLFSAIKIGYYDNYPLTYDDNGKPNGLFIDVLKRAGILRSFDVEFIFGEFADLMQQLNKGYIDMVVCVAHTPEREKLYSFNTEPVIINWGVLVSFRTLEDIKAIDGKNVAVNRGDIYYQKFLEIAQSFDVKPNYVGYDSYESVIRAVNDGEAIAGVVSRIAYLVNNTKYPKVRATPFVFSPVQLKFAIRKGSEVANKDILEKIDKTVAVMKVSGELDKIFNSYFGVSRMVGRQGFQMYLIIIFIGLYVLTIAGFMHVIKLQKARYEAALEVNRQAIARESILDESRGIYTYSIGLEILKKYMELSKRENQLLGVVILEFEGTGCEESKGKVESILRQNAKEGDVIIHISQNTYALVLYKYGVFFAEHFRRKVVDSLEKNNIPCNLYIGFARYIPEKNISAEALVYEATAEMEKDKEFKKKMNIE from the coding sequence GTGAAGAGAAAATTAAGTTTTCTTTTTTATTTTTTCTTGATGTCCACTCTTTTGTTTTCGGCGATAAAAATAGGTTATTACGATAACTACCCGCTAACTTACGATGACAATGGTAAGCCTAATGGATTGTTCATAGACGTGCTCAAAAGAGCTGGAATCCTAAGAAGTTTCGATGTGGAATTTATCTTTGGCGAATTTGCTGACCTTATGCAGCAATTGAATAAGGGTTATATTGATATGGTCGTTTGTGTTGCGCATACTCCCGAACGCGAAAAATTATATTCGTTTAACACAGAACCTGTAATTATAAACTGGGGCGTACTTGTTAGTTTTAGGACTCTTGAAGATATAAAAGCAATAGATGGAAAGAACGTTGCTGTTAATCGTGGGGATATATACTATCAAAAATTCTTGGAGATTGCTCAGTCTTTTGATGTGAAACCAAATTATGTGGGATACGACTCGTATGAGAGCGTTATAAGAGCTGTCAACGATGGAGAAGCGATAGCTGGTGTTGTTAGTAGGATAGCTTATCTTGTCAACAATACTAAGTATCCGAAAGTTAGGGCAACACCCTTTGTTTTTAGTCCTGTTCAACTCAAGTTTGCAATTCGCAAAGGTTCTGAAGTAGCCAATAAAGATATTTTAGAAAAGATTGATAAGACGGTTGCAGTTATGAAAGTTTCTGGTGAGTTGGATAAGATTTTTAATTCATATTTTGGCGTTTCAAGAATGGTTGGAAGACAAGGTTTTCAGATGTATTTGATAATAATATTTATAGGACTTTACGTACTTACCATAGCTGGCTTTATGCATGTAATAAAACTCCAAAAAGCTCGCTATGAAGCTGCTTTAGAGGTAAACAGACAAGCTATAGCGAGAGAAAGCATTCTCGACGAAAGTAGAGGGATTTACACTTACAGTATCGGATTAGAAATTTTGAAAAAGTACATGGAACTTTCGAAGCGGGAGAATCAATTGCTCGGAGTTGTTATTTTGGAATTTGAAGGAACAGGATGCGAAGAAAGTAAGGGAAAGGTAGAAAGCATACTTAGGCAAAATGCAAAAGAAGGAGATGTTATAATTCACATATCACAAAATACATATGCGCTGGTCCTTTACAAATATGGTGTTTTCTTTGCGGAACATTTTAGAAGAAAGGTAGTAGATTCTTTGGAAAAAAATAATATACCTTGCAACCTCTACATTGGGTTTGCAAGGTATATTCCAGAAAAAAACATATCGGCGGAAGCTCTCGTATATGAGGCAACTGCTGAAATGGAAAAAGATAAAGAATTCAAGAAAAAGATGAATATTGAGTGA
- a CDS encoding HD-GYP domain-containing protein, with protein sequence MLRVDQLKKSILIKNFLVAISVTIFVLVGSLIWTRFYSVENSTAHFEKIDLAFRNFLDTFNTLVSHHDEELEDYIRANLPLAKELIGNLNKNEALENIKKQLSQTILYSIPNVFVDIDVALLNSKGEILNATGYLATVKNIGFKPTVYSTNSISIITGFVPGTSRVVKYLWLQFSETEYLLFTLYLSPRLYEGFIKGLANLSAANVSEIAIYVDYENRLDTSKKIADPIIAEGFKDQYLKRDWPKSIFYKAYVLSSYRELTVPIYLKVVFDYRKVLFYVLIYLIAFILTVIIFTLFATQATLKPFASDLNKLSIAVREIGNTGTLPPAGNFNLVETQEFYETLSAILQELSATMEELEATNQELMRSYDEIKLKSEEFKRLLVNISEKLAIIAEGYDENTGQHIYRVKHLSKLIAEKLNLSEEKIEEINMFASLHDIGKIFIPKEILLKPGKLTPEEWEEMKKHTIYARRILDVPGFETALNIALYHHENYDGTGYPFGLANEEIPTEAQIVKIVDVYDALRSDRPYKKGMTHEEALEIILKGDGRTLPSHFSPKILEVFKENADEIRKIWEELRWFNYSLTQYSSFS encoded by the coding sequence ATGTTAAGGGTTGACCAACTTAAGAAGAGTATCCTCATAAAAAACTTTCTAGTTGCAATTTCAGTTACTATATTCGTTCTTGTTGGCTCACTGATTTGGACAAGATTCTACAGTGTGGAAAATTCGACTGCGCATTTTGAAAAGATAGACTTAGCTTTTAGAAACTTTCTTGACACATTTAATACCCTAGTTTCACATCATGATGAAGAGCTGGAAGATTACATAAGGGCTAACCTTCCTTTAGCCAAGGAGCTTATCGGTAATTTAAATAAAAACGAAGCCTTAGAAAACATTAAAAAGCAACTTTCACAGACCATTTTATACAGTATTCCAAACGTCTTCGTTGATATAGACGTCGCTCTGTTGAACTCAAAAGGAGAAATTTTGAACGCAACAGGTTATCTTGCAACTGTAAAAAATATTGGATTTAAACCTACAGTTTATTCTACAAATTCCATATCAATCATTACAGGCTTTGTTCCAGGGACATCACGCGTGGTCAAATACCTATGGTTACAGTTCTCTGAAACCGAATATCTTCTTTTCACGTTATACCTAAGTCCAAGATTATACGAAGGATTTATAAAAGGATTAGCAAACTTATCCGCAGCAAATGTTTCTGAGATAGCCATATACGTAGATTACGAAAACAGGTTGGATACCTCTAAAAAGATAGCTGACCCAATAATTGCAGAAGGCTTTAAGGACCAATATTTAAAAAGGGACTGGCCAAAATCCATATTCTATAAAGCCTACGTTCTTTCTTCCTACAGAGAATTAACCGTTCCAATTTATCTCAAAGTTGTTTTTGATTACCGAAAAGTTTTATTCTACGTTCTCATCTATTTGATTGCGTTTATACTAACCGTAATTATTTTTACGCTCTTTGCCACACAAGCAACGCTAAAACCTTTCGCTTCCGATTTGAATAAGTTATCCATTGCCGTGAGAGAAATTGGGAACACAGGCACTTTACCACCTGCAGGCAACTTTAACTTAGTCGAAACCCAGGAATTTTATGAAACTCTCTCGGCAATCTTACAAGAACTGAGCGCAACTATGGAGGAATTAGAAGCCACAAACCAAGAACTTATGCGTTCTTACGATGAAATAAAACTCAAAAGCGAGGAATTTAAAAGACTCTTGGTTAATATTTCCGAAAAGTTGGCTATTATCGCCGAAGGCTACGATGAAAATACAGGTCAGCATATATATAGGGTTAAACACCTCTCCAAATTAATTGCTGAAAAGCTGAATTTGTCTGAAGAAAAAATTGAAGAGATAAACATGTTCGCAAGCTTGCATGATATAGGAAAGATTTTCATACCAAAGGAAATCCTACTAAAACCTGGAAAATTAACACCAGAAGAATGGGAAGAGATGAAAAAACATACAATCTATGCAAGAAGGATTCTTGATGTTCCTGGTTTTGAAACAGCCTTAAACATAGCGTTATATCACCATGAAAATTACGATGGAACAGGTTATCCATTTGGCTTAGCAAATGAAGAAATACCAACTGAGGCACAAATAGTAAAAATCGTAGACGTCTACGATGCTCTGCGTTCTGACAGACCTTATAAAAAAGGTATGACCCACGAAGAGGCATTGGAAATTATCTTAAAAGGTGATGGTAGAACACTTCCATCTCACTTTTCACCGAAAATACTGGAAGTATTTAAAGAAAACGCTGATGAAATACGTAAAATTTGGGAGGAATTAAGATGGTTTAATTATTCTCTCACTCAATATTCATCTTTTTCTTGA
- the der gene encoding ribosome biogenesis GTPase Der — protein sequence MPTVLIVGKSNVGKSTLFNKLIGKRKSIVADEQGTTRDAVIDRVVYSDKMFQLVDTCGIFEGKEDEIYEKSKEFTLKALQESDLILFVVDGKNGLSSEDYTIADMLRKSGVDVILVANKSESEKNYSKVYPELFSLGFGEPFPVSAEQSKNLDELVELIITKLEEKGYDLSKTQKFENLIRVTIVGRPNAGKSSLFNMIVKEERALVTPIAGTTRDTIDEIVKIGDKSYLFVDTAGLRKKSRIEDFIERVSTFRTIDAIERSDVVVLVIDSTEGITRQDQRIAGLAEKNGKGIVVVFNKWDLIKHADKRIKDFMDQFNEKLYFVDFAPVVFTSAINRVGYKELIRAINTAYDSLHKKVPTSAVNAAIQRMIAKPPHGLKLYYGLQVDIRPPTFLFFVNKLEVPESFQNAIRKTIREQVDPFTGAPIFLKFKERQ from the coding sequence ATTCCAACGGTTCTAATAGTTGGAAAAAGTAACGTTGGAAAATCAACACTTTTTAATAAACTCATCGGTAAGAGAAAATCGATAGTTGCAGATGAGCAAGGGACCACAAGAGACGCGGTCATTGACCGCGTCGTTTATTCTGACAAAATGTTTCAGTTGGTCGATACATGTGGAATCTTCGAGGGAAAAGAAGACGAAATTTATGAGAAGAGCAAAGAATTCACACTCAAAGCTTTGCAAGAAAGCGATTTAATACTTTTCGTTGTCGATGGAAAGAATGGACTTTCCTCAGAAGACTACACAATAGCCGACATGCTTAGAAAATCCGGGGTCGACGTTATCTTGGTTGCTAACAAGTCTGAAAGTGAAAAGAATTATTCAAAAGTTTATCCAGAGCTTTTCAGCTTGGGATTTGGCGAACCGTTCCCGGTTTCTGCAGAACAAAGCAAGAATTTGGACGAATTAGTTGAACTAATTATCACCAAGCTTGAAGAGAAAGGATACGACCTAAGTAAGACTCAAAAATTTGAAAACCTCATTAGGGTTACTATCGTCGGTAGACCTAACGCTGGCAAATCTTCGCTCTTCAACATGATTGTGAAAGAAGAGCGTGCATTGGTCACACCAATTGCAGGGACAACACGTGACACGATAGACGAGATTGTCAAGATAGGTGATAAAAGTTACCTCTTTGTCGATACCGCTGGTTTGAGAAAAAAGAGCAGAATCGAAGACTTTATAGAACGCGTTAGCACTTTCAGAACGATAGACGCAATTGAGCGTTCGGACGTCGTTGTCTTGGTCATAGACTCTACAGAAGGTATAACAAGACAAGACCAAAGAATAGCGGGACTTGCAGAAAAAAATGGTAAAGGTATTGTGGTCGTATTCAACAAGTGGGACTTGATTAAACATGCAGACAAAAGAATCAAAGATTTCATGGACCAGTTCAACGAAAAACTTTACTTCGTAGACTTTGCACCTGTTGTCTTCACGAGTGCGATAAATCGTGTTGGTTACAAGGAGTTGATAAGAGCAATCAACACAGCATACGATTCTCTCCACAAAAAAGTCCCAACAAGTGCAGTAAACGCAGCTATCCAAAGGATGATAGCCAAACCACCTCACGGACTAAAGCTCTACTACGGTCTACAAGTTGACATACGTCCACCAACGTTTTTGTTCTTCGTGAACAAATTAGAAGTGCCTGAGAGTTTCCAGAATGCGATAAGGAAAACAATAAGAGAGCAAGTTGACCCATTCACAGGTGCTCCGATATTCTTAAAATTCAAAGAGAGGCAATAG
- a CDS encoding bifunctional 4-hydroxy-3-methylbut-2-enyl diphosphate reductase/30S ribosomal protein S1, producing the protein MPNVIIGPVGFCFGVERAVEKVKELLREGKNVLTDGEIVHNKNVMNHLKELGLKVEEDVVFDNTIFVVRAHGLPPKVLSEISKKYQIIDLTCPIVLNVFKLAKKLRANGFKIIAYGNTLHAEMIALKGHVEDAIITKMSVRVEPGRWAIISQTTSSKDSYEQFVKSMKTLNPDAEFSIYNTICNVTIEREDVAKKFGEMCDLTIVIGGKNSSNTKKLYELALEKRGNAIHVEDIEELKSLISVDSKLSEILSNADSKIGILSGTSTSNNDVNNIVKYILEKYGGRELFMAELEKLNDTVKEEQVNFEQLENQSEPSFEELLNESEKAMEQNRVGKGRIVEGIVTEVTPTGLTVDFGWKGTGVVPLEELYKELSEYKVGQKILVRIEKFNEEEGTAILSEKKPMQRKVMEDILNAFREGKTVTGRILERIKGGYRVLIENVVEAFLPGSESNIKEGEELPREKMHFAVINFEQRGRKTNVVVSRKRLFQKLIEEFFQTKKQGDVVEGIVETIDERGAFVKIGGVLTGFLPNSEVSHNSSTKASDVLTAGKVMKFQIKEINPEKRRITLSLKALTPDPWENVTKKFQVGQQVSGIVTSIKPFGFFAKIDDGIEGLVPISEIFWGKPGKITDVVAVGDAVKLQILEIVPEKRRIVLSYKSVEGNPWDKVEQKYPEGSIATGKVIKVLPNGVIVELEPNITGFCNISEICWNFVDKIEDVIKEGDIVKFQILSIDKDNKKIRVSIRKAKENPWEKFAKSHKEGDTVTAKIIKAVDKGYIGLCEGVEVYIPKTQVYDNLNIDDEITGKIIKLEPQKDIYKIIVSPKAYEDENALKSAKSTEETNIAKVTMEGKLEDAVESKGPETGTAKD; encoded by the coding sequence GTGCCAAATGTAATAATCGGACCTGTTGGATTTTGCTTTGGCGTTGAAAGAGCTGTTGAAAAGGTCAAAGAGTTGCTTCGGGAAGGAAAAAATGTCCTTACTGATGGTGAGATAGTTCATAACAAAAATGTTATGAACCATCTCAAAGAGCTTGGTTTGAAAGTCGAGGAAGATGTTGTTTTTGACAACACTATCTTTGTTGTTAGAGCCCATGGCTTACCACCAAAGGTGTTAAGTGAAATTTCAAAGAAATACCAAATAATTGATTTAACATGCCCGATAGTTTTGAATGTATTCAAACTCGCCAAAAAACTTAGAGCTAATGGTTTCAAAATAATTGCTTACGGTAATACCCTTCATGCAGAAATGATTGCGCTAAAAGGACATGTCGAAGACGCAATAATTACAAAAATGTCTGTTCGCGTTGAACCTGGAAGATGGGCAATCATAAGCCAAACAACGAGTTCTAAAGATAGCTATGAGCAGTTTGTAAAATCGATGAAAACACTGAACCCAGATGCAGAATTCAGTATTTACAATACCATATGCAATGTTACTATTGAACGAGAAGATGTTGCGAAAAAATTCGGTGAGATGTGTGATTTAACAATAGTAATAGGTGGAAAGAATAGTTCTAACACGAAGAAACTTTACGAGTTAGCTTTAGAGAAACGGGGTAACGCTATTCACGTTGAGGATATTGAAGAACTGAAAAGCTTGATTTCCGTTGACTCTAAGCTTTCTGAAATTCTTTCGAACGCAGATTCGAAGATTGGTATTTTGAGTGGTACTTCTACATCAAATAACGATGTCAACAACATCGTTAAATATATTCTTGAAAAATACGGTGGGAGGGAACTTTTCATGGCGGAACTTGAAAAACTCAACGACACTGTTAAAGAAGAACAGGTCAACTTCGAACAGTTAGAAAACCAAAGCGAACCATCATTTGAAGAACTTCTTAACGAGTCGGAAAAAGCGATGGAGCAGAATCGTGTGGGGAAGGGGCGTATAGTAGAAGGCATCGTAACAGAAGTCACACCGACAGGTTTAACCGTAGACTTTGGATGGAAAGGAACAGGAGTGGTACCTCTCGAGGAACTTTACAAAGAACTTTCAGAATACAAAGTAGGTCAAAAAATCCTTGTTAGAATAGAAAAGTTCAACGAGGAAGAAGGAACTGCAATCCTTTCGGAAAAGAAACCAATGCAAAGGAAAGTGATGGAAGATATACTCAACGCGTTTAGAGAAGGCAAAACCGTTACAGGGAGAATACTCGAAAGAATTAAAGGTGGATACAGAGTCCTTATCGAAAATGTAGTAGAAGCGTTCCTTCCAGGTAGCGAGTCCAACATAAAAGAAGGTGAAGAACTGCCAAGAGAAAAAATGCACTTCGCGGTTATAAATTTTGAACAACGAGGTAGAAAAACTAACGTTGTAGTTTCCAGAAAAAGACTTTTCCAAAAACTCATCGAAGAATTCTTCCAGACAAAAAAACAAGGTGATGTCGTCGAAGGTATTGTTGAAACGATTGATGAACGTGGCGCATTTGTTAAGATAGGTGGGGTTTTAACTGGTTTCTTACCAAACAGCGAAGTTTCGCACAACAGTTCTACTAAAGCAAGTGATGTCCTAACAGCAGGAAAAGTCATGAAATTCCAAATTAAAGAAATAAACCCAGAAAAAAGAAGAATAACGCTCAGCCTTAAAGCCTTGACGCCGGATCCATGGGAGAACGTAACCAAGAAATTCCAGGTCGGTCAACAAGTCTCAGGTATCGTCACCTCAATAAAACCTTTCGGGTTCTTTGCAAAGATAGATGACGGTATAGAAGGGCTAGTGCCGATATCCGAAATCTTCTGGGGAAAACCAGGCAAAATCACGGATGTTGTTGCTGTCGGGGATGCAGTTAAGTTGCAGATTCTTGAAATTGTCCCTGAAAAGCGAAGAATTGTGTTGAGCTATAAATCTGTTGAAGGAAATCCGTGGGATAAGGTTGAACAGAAATATCCAGAAGGTAGTATAGCTACTGGTAAAGTTATCAAGGTGTTGCCAAACGGAGTCATAGTCGAACTAGAACCAAACATTACTGGTTTCTGCAACATTTCAGAAATATGCTGGAACTTTGTTGATAAAATCGAAGATGTGATAAAAGAAGGCGACATAGTAAAATTCCAGATACTCTCAATTGACAAAGATAACAAAAAAATAAGGGTTAGCATTAGGAAGGCGAAGGAAAACCCCTGGGAAAAATTTGCAAAGAGCCACAAGGAAGGAGATACAGTAACTGCCAAAATAATAAAAGCTGTCGATAAAGGTTACATCGGACTTTGCGAAGGTGTGGAGGTATACATACCAAAAACGCAAGTATACGATAATTTGAACATCGATGATGAAATTACTGGCAAAATCATCAAACTCGAACCACAAAAAGATATCTATAAGATTATCGTCAGTCCTAAAGCTTACGAAGATGAAAACGCTTTGAAAAGTGCAAAGTCAACAGAGGAAACAAACATAGCAAAAGTAACTATGGAGGGAAAATTAGAGGATGCCGTTGAATCCAAGGGACCAGAAACAGGAACAGCTAAAGACTGA
- the cmk gene encoding (d)CMP kinase yields the protein MHCKIAIDGPAGSGKTTVAKEIAKRLGIDYLDTGAMYRIVGLYLHNCGVSPDSTEEIEKTLSTVSIEYKDGKYYLNGKQVGDEIRTAEAGIYASRYGANPVVRKFLTKIQKEICATRSIVAEGRDIGTVVMPDAQVKIFLIASPEVRAKRRYEELKSKGLEVSYDELLKQIIERDKLDSSREIAPLVKAEDAIEIDSSNLSVEDVVQKILEIIKERCSLNFQKTVR from the coding sequence TTGCATTGTAAAATCGCAATAGACGGACCAGCCGGCTCCGGAAAAACTACTGTTGCAAAAGAAATTGCCAAAAGGCTGGGGATTGATTACCTTGATACGGGTGCGATGTATCGCATCGTTGGGCTTTATCTTCATAACTGTGGTGTGAGTCCAGATTCAACGGAAGAAATCGAAAAGACGTTAAGTACCGTTTCAATAGAATACAAAGATGGAAAGTACTATTTAAATGGCAAGCAAGTAGGAGACGAGATACGAACAGCAGAAGCAGGCATTTACGCATCACGTTACGGTGCAAACCCTGTAGTGAGAAAATTTTTAACAAAAATTCAAAAAGAAATCTGTGCCACGAGGAGCATCGTTGCCGAAGGGCGTGATATAGGTACTGTCGTCATGCCAGATGCCCAAGTTAAAATTTTCCTCATCGCTTCTCCAGAAGTCAGAGCAAAAAGAAGATATGAAGAACTCAAAAGCAAAGGTTTAGAAGTTAGCTACGATGAGCTTCTTAAACAAATAATAGAGAGGGACAAACTCGATTCTTCCAGAGAAATAGCACCTCTGGTTAAGGCAGAAGATGCTATTGAAATTGACTCTTCCAATCTAAGTGTTGAAGATGTAGTTCAAAAGATTCTGGAAATAATTAAAGAGCGGTGCAGTCTAAATTTTCAAAAGACAGTAAGGTGA
- a CDS encoding STAS domain-containing protein produces MAIKFDKREEKDKLIISIHGEIDAYHSGEVKKFLKDAINETKLPKIVLDMSEVNYIDSAGLGSLVALYKDARMAEKELVLASLKQTVMRIFEMTRLDRVFKIVQTVEEA; encoded by the coding sequence ATGGCTATTAAGTTCGACAAAAGGGAAGAAAAGGATAAACTGATTATCTCTATTCACGGCGAGATAGATGCGTACCATTCTGGAGAGGTCAAAAAGTTTCTTAAAGATGCCATAAATGAAACAAAGTTACCAAAAATCGTCCTTGATATGTCGGAAGTAAATTACATTGACAGTGCTGGTCTTGGTAGCTTGGTTGCACTCTACAAAGATGCCAGGATGGCCGAAAAAGAACTCGTTCTCGCCTCACTAAAACAAACCGTTATGAGAATATTCGAAATGACACGACTCGATAGAGTATTCAAAATTGTGCAGACTGTTGAGGAGGCATGA
- the aspS gene encoding aspartate--tRNA ligase: MYRTHNCGELRLKDEGKQVKLAGWVDRIRDLGGVKFIVLRDRYGKTQVVVNPDSPVYSIVNTISREDVINVEGIVRARPNEAVTSEPTGEIEILAEKIEILSKSELPPFYPGDEVSEEMRLKYRYLDLRNPKMANNLIVRHKMAFYAREFLTSKDFLEIETPYLTKSTPEGARDFLVPSRLKKGTFYALPQSPQLFKQILMISGMDKYFQIVRCFRDEDLRADRQPEFTQIDIEMSFVHTEDVLNLAEDLIRYIYSKVGIHLPEKFDRIPYEEAMEKYGSDKPDRRYGMELHDLTIHFANTQFKIVADVLAKGGSVKGFKTHIPMSRKIADEYSEFVKTFGLGGILWFKIENGQIASTTAKYLENEYLEISKAFEMKEGDVVILAAHDNRERLNEALGALRLKIGKEHFKVEGFDALWIVDFPFLEWSEEENRFVARHHPFTMPYVEDLENGVELSKIRAHAYDMVINGYEVGGGSIRIHRKDIQEKVFDIIGLTKEEMEEKFGFFLEALKYGVPPHGGIAFGLDRLVTIAVGADSIREVIAFPKTSSGTCLLTNAPSTVSQKQLEELGISLR, encoded by the coding sequence ATGTATCGAACTCATAATTGTGGTGAGCTCCGCTTAAAAGACGAAGGAAAGCAAGTGAAACTTGCGGGTTGGGTTGACAGAATCAGAGACCTCGGCGGTGTTAAGTTCATAGTCCTCAGAGATAGGTATGGAAAAACGCAAGTTGTTGTAAATCCGGATTCACCAGTTTACTCGATTGTCAATACAATTTCCAGAGAAGACGTCATCAATGTTGAAGGCATTGTTCGAGCAAGGCCAAATGAAGCGGTGACCTCTGAACCTACCGGAGAGATAGAAATCCTCGCGGAAAAAATCGAAATTCTCTCAAAATCCGAACTACCGCCATTTTATCCGGGTGATGAAGTTTCGGAAGAAATGCGTTTGAAATACAGATACTTGGACCTTCGAAATCCAAAGATGGCAAATAACCTCATAGTCAGGCACAAAATGGCGTTCTATGCTAGAGAATTCTTAACAAGCAAAGACTTTTTGGAAATTGAAACTCCATACCTTACAAAAAGTACCCCAGAGGGTGCGCGGGACTTTCTTGTTCCATCTCGTTTGAAAAAGGGGACATTTTACGCCCTTCCACAGAGCCCGCAGTTATTTAAACAAATACTCATGATTTCAGGAATGGATAAATATTTCCAAATAGTACGCTGCTTCCGGGATGAAGACCTGAGAGCGGATAGACAACCTGAATTTACCCAAATTGATATAGAAATGTCTTTTGTCCACACGGAAGATGTCCTGAACCTTGCCGAAGACCTGATAAGATACATTTACTCAAAGGTGGGGATACACCTTCCCGAAAAATTTGATAGAATCCCATATGAAGAAGCGATGGAAAAATATGGGTCAGACAAGCCTGACCGAAGGTATGGAATGGAACTACATGACCTAACAATTCACTTCGCTAACACGCAGTTCAAAATCGTGGCAGATGTTCTTGCAAAAGGTGGTTCAGTAAAAGGTTTTAAAACACACATACCTATGAGTAGAAAAATAGCTGACGAATACTCAGAATTTGTAAAGACTTTCGGCCTAGGTGGCATTCTTTGGTTTAAAATTGAAAATGGTCAAATCGCATCAACGACAGCAAAGTATTTAGAAAATGAATATTTGGAAATCTCAAAAGCATTCGAAATGAAGGAAGGAGACGTTGTCATACTTGCAGCACATGATAATAGAGAGAGGCTGAATGAAGCATTGGGTGCTCTAAGGCTAAAGATAGGAAAAGAGCATTTCAAAGTGGAAGGTTTCGATGCCCTTTGGATTGTAGACTTCCCGTTCCTTGAATGGAGCGAAGAAGAGAATAGATTCGTCGCTCGACATCATCCATTCACAATGCCATACGTAGAAGACTTAGAAAACGGAGTGGAACTTTCAAAAATCCGAGCACATGCGTACGATATGGTTATAAACGGATATGAAGTCGGTGGGGGAAGTATAAGAATTCACAGGAAGGATATACAAGAGAAAGTTTTTGATATAATTGGTTTGACAAAAGAAGAGATGGAGGAGAAATTTGGATTCTTCTTGGAAGCACTTAAATACGGCGTACCTCCGCACGGAGGAATTGCATTTGGACTGGACAGACTAGTAACAATAGCAGTTGGGGCTGATAGTATCAGAGAGGTTATCGCATTCCCAAAAACATCTAGTGGGACTTGTTTATTAACCAACGCACCATCGACAGTTTCACAAAAACAGCTTGAAGAGCTTGGAATCTCTTTGAGGTAA